The following are encoded in a window of Panicum virgatum strain AP13 chromosome 5N, P.virgatum_v5, whole genome shotgun sequence genomic DNA:
- the LOC120673440 gene encoding protein SUBSTANDARD STARCH GRAIN 4, chloroplastic-like isoform X1 — protein MSHCLRAWAFLAPPPPLLFPRTRRRPRGRLASRPLLILDPPPLLRLKVSDSSDSPADAAHAHAHASHGHAPPLLPGPRGLIGSLAPVWREGLFLVRCSVFAAVVSVAAALSWVAQLRARSFVEARLLPAACAALGEYLQREVRLGKVRSISPLGITLQTCSIGPHAEEFSCAEVPVMKIRVRPFASLRRGKVVVDAVLSEPSALVTQKKDFSWLGLPGPSEGTVKRHSGEEGIDYRTKTRRLAREKAADQWNEERDKAAREAAEKGYIIPSDQFVSPSTDEMLEVDGPTETGKSSPPLCANEMHKKDHHLATGIDSGSKHADLEKSFGVKSRIPGINLWSRMIPSPSRLRYRRKVHSRVVPDADNSSQQRILRRSADAAVAYFQSTGCSNIDDSSPGPGKSSSHGGSANVGDIETVSNDGTVGGSGTASTSLAESPSANQRSSQFRSCNLDNVLVSHNWEDLQIGQDNFPQGPVLEKFDKSFENKFVPQRETIIGNFSSCTHGHNWVPFWPFQLNGFPASFNAPCASLDVQIQKLKSQFAIGPGDISAELTEGVSQMHPGGVQNALPITLDSVYFNGGNLMLLGYGDQEPREMKHSSGHVKFKNSYNRVHVHVTGNCMEWRQDRTSQGGGYLSTDVFVDIAEQTWHANLNVVDAFAPLFERILEIPVVWHKGRATGEVHVCMSKDDSFPSIHGQIDVKGLAFQILDAPSSFSDVVGKLSFRGQRVFLHNASGWFGDAPVEASGDFGLNPEDGEFHLMCQVPSVEVNALMRTMKMKPLMFPLAGAVTAVFNCQGPLDAPVFVGSGIVSRKSLSISGMPPSAASEAVMQNKEAGAVAAFDHIPFSHVSANFTFNLDNCVADLYGIRACLLDGGEIRGAGNAWICPEGGVDDSAMDINLSGTILLDKVLHRYIPGGIQLIPLKIGELNGETRLSGSLVKPKFDIKWAAPNAEDSFSDARGNIVIAHDYIMVNSSSVAFDLNTRVQTSYIDDYLLNKRTYQMKKIMPLIVEGVDLDLRMRGFEFAHIASSIPFDSPRPLHLKASGRVKFQGKIMKSSNTADDKIKGVLQSNIDQNKLETNASKLAGNISLSGIKLNQLMLAPQSTGFLSISRDSVMLNATGRPDENFSIEVNGPLFSTTNEAIQDVRLLSIFLQKGQLRSNICYHPENLSSLEVRNLPLDELEFASLRGFVQKAELQLNFQKRRGHGLLSVIRPKFSGMLGEALDIAARWSGDVITMEKSILEQANSKYELQGEYVFPGTRDRFPVESQSNGFIEKAMGGHLGSIMSSMGRWRMRLEVPGAEVAEMLPLARLLSRSTDPVIRSRSKELFMQCLHSVGFNAESLRDQLKALEMYHDRLDDNTMEDITLPGLAELRGYWRGSLDASGGGNGDTMADFDFNGEDWEWGTYKTQRVLASGSFSNNDGLRLDKLFIQKDNATLHADGSILGPLTNLHFAVLNFPVGLIPALVQAIESSTTDSIHFLRQWLTPIKGILHMEGDLKGTLAKPQCDVQIRLLDGTIGGIDLGRAEVLASVTPTSRFVFDANFEPTIQSGHVNIQGSIPVTYVDSSSTEESLEEEDGKQGIIRIPVWAKDRGPSNEISETRILRDKMEEGWEFQLAESLKGLSWNMLEPGEVRINADIKDGGMMLITALSPYANWLQGYADVLLQVKGTVDQPVVDGSATFNRAIVDSPFLRTPLTNFAGTINVISNRLCISSMESRVGRKGRLSMKGTLPLKNSEPSANDKIDLKCEVLDIRAKNILSGQVDSQLQVTGSILRPDVSGMIQLSHGEAYLPHDKGNGAAAIRLASNKSSYLASGFDQSTTSQDVSRILGSLSASPEREQSGTERALEHGSFKPNIDARLNDLKLTLGPELRIVYPLILNFAVSGDLELSGMVHPKYIRPKGILTFENGEVNLVATQVRLKNDHLNVAKFEPDLGLDPVLDLVLVGSEWQFKIQSRASMWQDNLVVTSTRSVDQDVLSPSEAAKVFESQLAESLLESDGQLAFKKLATATLETLMPRIEGKGEFGQARWRLVYAPQIPSLLSVDPTVDPLKSLANNISFATEVEVQLGKRLQATVVRQMKDSEMAMQWTLIYQLTSRLRVLFQSTPSNRLLFEYSATSQD, from the exons aTGTCGCACTGCCTCCGCGCCTGGGccttcctcgcgccgccgccgcccctcctcttcCCGCGcacccgccggcgcccccgcggcCGCCTGGCCTCGCGGCCCCTCCTCATCCtcgacccgccgccgctgctccgcctcAAGGTTTCCGACTCCAGCGACtcccccgccgacgccgcccacgcccacgcccacgccagccacggccacgcgccgccgctgcttccgGGGCCGCGGGGCCTGATCGGCTCGCTCGCGCCCGTATGGCGGGAGGGGCTCTTCCTCGTGCGCTGCTCCGTCTTCGCCGCCGTggtctccgtcgccgccgcgctctcgtGGGTCGCGCAGCTCCGGGCCCGCTCCTTCGTCGAGGCGCGCCTCCTGCCCGCGGCCTGCGCCGCGCTCGGCGAGTACCTCCAGCGGGAGGTCCGCCTCGGCAAGGTGCGCAGCATCTCGCCGCTCGGGATCACGCTGCAGACCTGCTCCATCGGCCCGCACGCGGAGGAGTTCTCCTGCGCCGAGGTGCCCGTCATGAAGATTAGGGTACGCCCCTTCGCCAGCCTCAGGAGGGGGAAGGTCGTCGTCGACGCCGTGCTGTCCGAGCCCTCCGCGCTGGTGACGCAGAAGAAGGACTTCTCGTGGCTCGGGCTTCCCGGGCCGTCCGAGGGCACCGTCAAGAGGCATTCAGGGGAGGAGGGCATAGACTACCGCACCAAGACGAGGAGGCTCGCCAGGGAGAAGGCTGCGGATCAATGGAATGAGGAGAGGGATAAGGCTGCAAGGGAAGCCGCTGAAAAGGGGTACATCATTCCGAGTGACCAATTTGTTTCTCCGTCCACTGATGAGATGCTGGAGGTTGATGGGCCTACGGAGACTGGGAAGTCCAGTCCGCCCCTTTGCGCTAATGAGATGCACAAGAAGGATCATCACTTGGCAACGGGCATAGACTCTGGTTCGAAGCATGCGGATTTAGAGAAATCTTTTGGTGTCAAATCACGGATTCCAGGGATCAACCTCTGGTCTAGGATGATTCCGAGCCCTAGTAGGCTCAGGTACAGGAGAAAGGTTCATAGTAGGGTAGTGCCAGATGCTGACAATTCTTCTCAGCAAAGGATTCTTAGACGCAGTGCGGATGCTGCTGTAGCATATTTTCAGAGCACAGGTTGCAGTAATATTGATGATTCATCCCCTGGCCCAGGAAAAAGCTCATCACATGGAGGTTCTGCCAATGTTGGTGACATTGAAACCGTTTCAAATGACGGAACTGTTGGCGGCTCTGGGACTGCCTCAACAAGTTTGGCTGAATCACCATCGGCTAATCAACGATCTAGTCAGTTTAGATCATGTAATTTGGATAACGTGTTAGTAAGCCACAATTGGGAAGATCTGCAGATAGGTCAGGACAACTTCCCTCAAGGCCCTGTACTGGAGAAATTTGACAAATCTTTTGAAAACAAATTTGTTCCTCAGCGAGAAACTATTATCGGGAATTTTAGTTCATGcacgcatggtcacaactgggtGCCATTTTGGCCTTTCCAACTAAATGGGTTCCCTGCCAGTTTTAATGCACCGTGTGCATCTCTGGATGTTCAAATTCAGAAATTGAAGTCACAATTTGCTATTGGTCCTGGAGATATCTCTGCTGAACTTACAGAAGGGGTTAGTCAGATGCATCCTGGTGGTGTTCAGAATGCCCTACCCATTACCCTTGATTCAGTTTATTTCAATGGAGGGAATTTGATGCTTCTTGGGTATGGTGATCAGGAACCCAG AGAAATGAAGCATTCTAGTGGACACGTTAAGTTTAAAAACAGTTATAATCGTGTACACGTGCATGTAACTGGGAACTGCATGGAGTGGAGGCAAGACCGGACTTCTCAAGGAGGGGGTTATCTTTCTACAGATGTTTTTGTTGACATAGCTGAACAAACATGGCATGCTAATCTCAATGTAGTCGATGCATTTGCTCCG CTGTTTGAAAGGATTTTGGAAATACCTGTTGTTTGGCACAAAGGAAGAGCTACTGGTGAG GTGCATGTCTGTATGTCAAAGGATGATAGTTTCCCGAGCATTCATGGTCAGATTGATGTGAAAGGCCTGGCTTTTCAGATATTGGATGCCCCATCATCATTTTCA GATGTAGTGGGCAAACTTTCATTTCGTGGCCAAAGAGTATTTTTACACAATGCAAGTGGATGGTTTGGTGATGCTCCAGTTGAAGCTTCTGGAGATTTCGGACTAAATCCTGAGGATGGAGAGTTCCATCTAATGTGCCAG GTTCCATCTGTCGAAGTTAATGCACTTATGAGGACAATGAAAATGAAACCTCTTATGTTCCCG TTGGCTGGTGCTGTTACTGCTGTATTTAACTGTCAAGGACCCCTTGATGCTCCTGTTTTTGTTGGAAGTGGGATTGTCTCAAGGAAGTCTCTTTCAATATCTGGTATgccgccatctgcagcttctgaAGCTGTGATGCAAAACAAAGAGGCTGGTGCAGTTGCTGCATTTGACCATATTCCATTCTCTCATGTATCTGCCAATTTCACATTCAACCTTGACAACTGT GTGGCTGATTTATATGGTATTAGAGCTTGCCTATTGGATGGCGGAGAAATTCGAGGGGCTGGTAATGCATGGATATGCCCAGAG GGGGGAGTTGATGATTCTGCCATGGATATTAATTTGTCTGGGACCATTTTACTTGATAAAGTTTTGCATCGTTACATTCCTGGAGGAATCCAGCTGATTCCACTCAAGATTGGAGAGCTCAATGGAGAGACTAGACTTTCTGGTTCCCTTGTTAAACC GAAGTTTGACATCAAGTGGGCTGCACCAAATGCAGAAGATTCTTTTTCAGATGCACGTGGCAATATTGTTATTGCACATGATTATATTATGGTCAACTCATCATCTGTTGCCTTTGATTTAAATACTCGAGTTCAAACATCATATATTGATGATTACTTGCTGAACAAGAGGAcatatcaaatgaaaaaaatcatgcCACTAATTGTGGAGGGTGTTGATTTAGATTTACGTATGCGAGGCTTTGAGTTTGCTCATATAGCGTCCTCAATACCTTTTGATTCACCACGACCGCTACATTTGAAAGCATCTGGAAGGGTCAAATTTCAAGGTAAAATCATGAAATCTAGCAATACAGCTGATGACAAGATCAAGGGTGTTCTGCAAAGTAACATTGACCAAAATAAGCTTGAGACCAATGCGTCAAAGCTTGCTGGCAACATATCTCTATCTGGAATAAAACTCAACCAACTCATGCTAGCGCCACAGTCTACTGGTTTCCTTTCCATTTCACGGGATTCTGTGATG TTGAATGCTACTGGCAGGCCTGATGAGAATTTTTCCATAGAAGTGAATGGGCCATTGTTTTCCACTACGAACGAGGCTATTCAAGATGTAAGGCTTCTGTCAATTTTCCTCCAAAAGGGGCAGCTGAGATCTAATATCTGTTATCATCCTGAAAATTTGTCCAGTCTAGAG GTTCGGAATTTACCACTTGATGAGCTGGAATTTGCTTCATTGCGTGGATTTGTTCAGAAG GCAGAACTTCAGCTTAATTTCCAGAAAAGAAGAGGTCATGGTTTGCTATCAGTAATTCGTCCCAAATTTAGTGGCATGCTTGGTGAAGCACTCGATATAGCTGCTCGATGGAGTGGTGATGTT ATTACTATGGAAAAATCTATCTTGGAGCAAGCTAATAGCAAGTATGAGCTTCAAGGGGAGTATGTTTTCCCCGGAACACGTGATAGATTTCCTGTGGAAAGTCAGAGTAATGGATTCATAGAGAAAGCAATGGGAGGGCATCTTGGTAGCATAATGTCTTCGATGGGCAGGTGGAGGATGAGACTAGAGGTTCCTGGCGCTGAAGTAGCTGAAATGCTTCCTTTAGCAAGGCTTCTTTCACGAAGTACAGACCCAGTTATTCGTTCTAGATCAAAG GAACTTTTTATGCAATGTCTGCATTCTGTTGGGTTCAATGCTGAAAGTCTTCGTGATCAACTAAAG GCATTAGAAATGTATCATGATCGGTTGGATGACAACACCATGGAAGATATAACACTTCCTGGCTTAGCTGAACTGAGAGGCTATTGGCGTGGCTCTCTTGATGCCAGTGGAGGTGGTAATGGGGATACTATG GCTGATTTTGATTTCAATGGTGAAGATTGGGAATGGGGAACTTACAAGACTCAGCGTGTTCTCGCATCTGGTTCATTCAGCAATAATGATGGCCTGCGTCTTGATAAATTGTTTATTCAGAAAGATAATGCCACCCTTCATGCTGATGGGTCGATTCTTGGACCACTAACAAATCTTCACTTTGCTGTGCTTAACTTCCCAGTTGGTCTTATACCAGCTTTAGTTCAGGCTATAGAATCATCAACCACAGACTCAATTCATTTTCTGAGGCAATGGTTGACACCCATTAAAGGCATTTTGCACATGGAGGGAGACTTGAAAGGTACTCTTGCAAAACCACAATGTGATGTTCAAATAAGGCTGCTTGATGGCACTATTGGAGGCATCGATCTTGGAAGAGCAGAAGTATTAGCTTCTGTTACCCCTACAAGCCGTTTCGTATTTGATGCAAATTTCGAACCAACCATACAAAGTGGGCATGTAAACATTCAAGGTAGTATCCCAGTTACTTATGTAGACAGCAGCTCAACAGAGGAAAGtctggaggaggaagatgggAAACAAGGTATCATAAGAATCCCTGTTTGGGCAAAAGACAGAGGACCATCTAATGAGATCAGTGAAACAAGAATTCTGAGAGACAAGATGGAGGAGGGATGGGAATTTCAATTAGCTGAAAGCCTTAAAGGTTTAAGTTGGAACATGCTAGAACCAGGTGAAGTGAGGATAAATGCAGATATAAAGGATGGGGGTATGATGTTGATAACTGCTTTGAGTCCTTACGCAAACTGGCTTCAAGGCTATGCTGATGTTCTCCTCCAG GTTAAAGGCACAGTTGATCAGCCCGTTGTTGATGGGTCTGCAACATTTAACCGAGCGATTGTGGATTCTCCTTTCCTTCGGACACCATTGACAAATTTTGCTGGTACCATTAATGTCATATCCAACAGACTATGCATCAGTTCCATGGAAAGCAGGGTTGGGAGGAAAGGGAGATTGTCGATGAAAGGGACCCTACCTCTGAAGAACAGTGAGCCATCTGCCAACGACAAGATTGATTTGAAATGTGAAGTTCTGGACATACgagcaaaaaatattttgag TGGCCAAGTAGACAGCCAGCTGCAAGTTACAGGCTCAATTTTGCGACCAGATGTCTCTGGGATGATCCAGTTGAGTCATGGTGAAGCATATTTGCCTCATGATAAGGGCAATGGTGCTGCTGCCATTAGGCTTGCTTCAAACAAGTCGAGCTACCTTGCTTCTGGTTTTGACCAATCAACCACTTCACAGGATGTCTCACGCATTCTGGGTTCACTGTCAGCATCACCAGAGA GGGAACAATCAGGCACAGAAAGGGCTCTTGAGCATGGAAGCTTTAAGCCAAACATTGATGCCCGGCTAAATGACCTGAAGCTTACCTTGGGACCAGAATTAAGGATTGTTTACCCTCTAATTCTGAATTTTGCTGTCAGTGGTGATCTAGAGCTCAGTGGGATGGTTCATCCAAAGTACATAAGACCTAAGGGTATCTTAACATTTGAAAATGGTGAGGTCAACCTGGTAGCTACTCAA GTTAGACTAAAAAATGATCATTTAAATGTGGCAAAATTTGAACCTGATCTTGGTTTGGATCCTGTTCTTgatcttgttcttgttggatcTGAATGGCAATTCAAAATCCAAAGTCGAGCAAGCATGTGGCAAGACAATCTGGTGGTAACATCAACACGCTCTGTGGACCAGGATGTTCTGTCACCTAGTGAG GCTGCAAAGGTTTTTGAGTCACAGCTTGCAGAATCACTATTAGAAAGTGACGGACAGCTTGCATTCAAGAAGCTTGCAACTGCAACGCTTGAGACTTTGATGCCAAGGATTGAAGGCAAGGGTGAGTTTGGACAGGCACGGTGGCGGCTGGTTTATGCTCCGCAGATCCCAAGTTTACTATCTGTGGACCCAACAGTTGATCCGCTAAAATCACTGGCAAACAATATCTCTTTTGCCACAGAGGTGGAAGTGCAGCTTGGAAAACGCCTTCAG GCCACTGTTGTTAGGCAAATGAAAGATTCAGAAATGGCGATGCAGTGGACGCTGATATATCAGCTAACTAGTAGGCTCCGTGTTCTCTTCCAGTCTACCCCATCCAATAGGCTTCTCTTCGAGTACTCAGCAACATCGCAGGATTGA